From the genome of Reinekea thalattae:
ATCGGTAGTGCCGCGCTGTGTACCAGCACAATATCATCACTGGATAATAGCTGAGCAAAAAATTCCAGCTCTAAAGCACTCGGTAATTGCGATAGTTTTAATAGCATCTAACCAAATACCTCGACATGTTCAGCCTGTTGCATCCAGCTCGCTAATTCAGCAGTAGATACCGCCTCAGCGTTCTCGTTAAGAGCTTGGTTAGGGTAGAGGGCCTGCGCATGGGAATCGACATAATAGAGGTTTTCAGCGCCATACATAGGCAGAGCGTTGATCTGCTTTTCTATAGACTTTTCATTTATCGGCGCTTGCTCTTTGAGTAACCAGCTCACCCCAGCTTCAAAAAATACAATTTTATGTTCGATATCAAACAAGCCGATGCTCATTAGCGCCTCTAGTATTTCGAGGTGACTACGGCCAAGGTAGCTTGGTTTTTTAACAACAAATAGATTAAATGCCATAGGATTCTTGCTACTTAAAACTGATAATTTTATCGGTGTCTCTAAAGCCCGCGGCCCATTGCCCTAAGCCGACCAACTCAAAGACCTCGTTCATCGGCGCAAAGGGTTTAGCATAGCGTTCGGCTTCTGCCTTATCTAACACGCCGCGATTACTGGCGGCCGCGATGCATAACAATAGTGGTACCTGTTGCTCGGCGAGCTGCTGCCAGCCAGCTAATAAATTCTGTTCATCCGAGGAAGGAGCTTGGCTGTCTAGACCTAAGTAAACGGCGTCAAAGTAAAAGAAACAACGCTTAATGGCATGGCCGTTTTCTAAGCACAGCTGTGCAAATTGCAAAGCGTTACTTGCTGCATTACTGGCTAATGGAGAGCCGTAGATATTAAGTTGGATATTCATAAGCAAATAGGGAGCGAATTTATTGTCTATATCTTAAGTTAAGCAGGCTTAAGTAAAACACAGAGTTGAAAAAAAAAGCCGCATATAGCGGCTTTTTTAGGAGGTTTTCTAAAACCGATTAATCACGACCTGTCAATACAGCAACAAGGTGTAGAAGGTGAACAAATAGGTTGTAGATATCCAAGTATAGGCTGACCGTTGCGCGAATGTAGTTAGTTTCGCCACCGTTAACGATACGGCTAGTATCGAACAAGATCATCAATGACATTAGCAATACAACCGCTGCAGAGATCGCAATGTTCATAGCAGGGATCGCTACAAAGATGCTCGCAATCGAAGCAACCAACACAACAATAAGACCAACCATCAAAAAGCCAGCCAAGAAGCTGAAATCTTTTTTAGTGGTTAGCGCATAGAAAGAAAGTGCAAAGGTTACAATCGCTGTACCGGCTAATGCTTGAGCCACAATAGAAGGGCCAGCAGGTAACGCTAGGTACATATTAAGCATTGGACCTAAGCTTGCGCCCATTAGGCCAGCAAACACAAATGTCCAAACAATGCCCATGCTTGAGTTATAGCTGCGTGGCAGTACAAACCAAATGATAGCGATTGAGCCAAACATCATTGCCATTGAAACAGCAGGTGACAGACCAACTGCCATAGCAGCAACTGCGGCAATAGCACTGACAACCAACGTCATAGAAAGCAGCATGTAGGTGTTTTTAAGCACCTTGTTGGTCGCAAGTGTCGACTCGCGACCCGTGCTGGTTAGGTTTTCAAACTGGGCCATTTCAAGCCTCCTTTGATTAAAGTAATGTCTAGGTTTTTATTATCAGGTTATTACTAGCCAATTCAAGGCCATAAGCGCGAGTTTTACGATAATGACCCAGTAATTCAAGCATTAATGGTTTTTATTCGTCATAGCTACAAGATCGAGCCTAAATCCTGAGTAAAAATCGATTAATAAATCATTGATTTGATAGGCATCAATCTTGTCCATGCTGCAGCTAAGTCAACCGCGCCATTCGGCAGTATCACCCTCGCATAAATATCATATCGTCTACAATGTAGACTTAAAGGCTGTTGTTATTAGCCATCGTCATATCTACACGTAGATAATATGGCCCTTTTATATTGCTACCCCCTGAATGAGTACTCAAACAGGGAGCAGGGTTTGGAAGTCCAGCTGAGATAAGTTTTAGAGCGTCCCTGGAGGCGCGCAAAGAACCAAGCGAGTACTACTGGTTGTAAACTCACATTCAGCCATGGCTGCGGTTTCTGCTTTAATTTGCTGCGATAATGCTTCGATATCTTGCTCAGTGACCAATTTGTTAATGCCAGCTAGGTAAGTCATACGCTCTAATCGAGCCGCGTTATGGTTATTGAGCGCATTGGATGCCTGTTCAATCACCTCACTAAAGCGCTGCTTGGCAAATGTTTGGCTTAAATCGTACAGCGGTGAGATGCGTTCTTTGGCTTCACGAATCATTTTCCGCGCGACCTTAACAGGCATCGCCTTGACCTGCTGTTGCAGGGCGTCTTCTTTAAGTACGTCGTTGAGGTCTTTTTTGCCGCCTTCTAATACCAGCGTTCTGAACACGGACTCATTGATGTGCGGCTTGATCGAGTGTTGGTACAACCCCGGAATGTTGACAGACCATTGCACCTCTAACAAAAGGCTGCCAGCAGGCACTTGTTCCGTTTCAAGCACAGCAATACTGGCCTGGCCAAGGTCTGTGCCTTCTAAAATATCCAATAAGCCCTGAATGAACGGGTGCTCCCAAGATAAGAACAGCGTGTCTTCACGGCCACATGCGATTTCACGGCTGAAGGTGACCAGTGCGCCACCTTCCGGAATGCCGGGCAACATTGGGATCATCATATTGCTGGAAGGAATCAGCTCGTAAATACCCTGAGCGATAGACTCAAAATGCAAATTCAGTAGATTGGCCGCCATTTCAACCACAGCTAACGGGTGGTTTTGCTCCAGCTGCTCAATCTCTTCTTTAATGCTATCGGCTTCTGGCTGACGGCACGAGTTAAGCTCCAGCAACACATCACGGCCTTGTTCCAGCTGTTGCGTCAAGCTCTGTAAGTCTTGATTGATCTGTTCTGCCAGAGCGTCGCTAGGCTCAGTAAACCAAGCTTCTGCGTATTGTTCATGAATAGCACCTGCCGCTGGCTGTATCTGATTAATGCAGTTTAGCGTTGAGTGGTACCAGTTGAAGTAGCCAAGGTCTTGGCTTTGCTCTAACAGGAAAGCATGAATCTGAATGGTACTGGTTTGACCGATACGATCTAAACGACCAATACGCTGTTCTAACATGTCTGGATGGTTCGGGATGTCCCACAGAATCAGGTGGCGACAGAACTGGAAGTTACGGCCTTCACCGCCGATTTCTGAGCAAACCAGTACTTGTGAGCCATCTTCTGCGTCAGCGAAGTGAGCTGCAGCTCGGTCGCGTTCTATTAGGTCAAGCTCTTCATGGAACACGCTGGCATCAATGGCGTACTCGTGACGCAGCTGGAAACCCAGTTGCTTGGCAGTATCCTTTGAATGGGTTATCAATAGGATTTTCTCATCGAGATGATTTTTTAGCCAGTCGGCTAGTGCTTTGACTCGTTCGTCGTCAGAGTTAAAGCAGACAGCCTCAGCTTCTCGGTCATGAAAGCCTTGAACGCCTTTGCGAGTATTACGGTAAACCACGCGACCAGTTCCGTGGCGATCGAGCAGGGCAGACAAGGCTGTTTTAGAATCCTGCGGCCAATGGATGCCGAGTTCCGTCAGTTGAGCTTGTTGTTGGTTGTTAATACTGCCTGCGTTCAATGCCGAAGCCAGTTCGGTTAGCTCTGAAAACGCCTGTTCATCCTGCTGGTATTGCTCAAAACTCACAAAGCGGCCTGAATCCAGTAGATGTAATCGGCCAAAATGCGCTTCTAAGCCAAGTTGCTCCGGTGTTGCTGTGAGTAATAACAGGTGATCCGTACTGGCTGCTAGTTCGCTCCAGTGCGGGATATTAGGCTTAGCATTGGTTGGTAAGTGGTGCGCTTCATCGACAACCAGCATATCCCAGCTGTGGGATTCGATTTCGAGCAGTGTATCTAAGTCTTTTAACTGCTTGTGAGTAACCAGATGCACTTGGCCGATGGCAAAGTCGTGCTCGGCGTCTTGGTACATCTCACAAAACAATGAGAAGCGACGGATTAATTCAACCAACCATTGAGCTTGCAGAGCTTCTGGTACGGCAATAAGAATACGCTTGGCACGGCCTTGTTGAGCAAGGCGATTAATAATTAGACCGGCTTCAATGGTTTTACCAAGGCCAACTTCATCGGCGAGCAGTGCACGCACGTGGGTATGTTCTGTGGCTTGCTTGGCGACATAAAGCTGGTGTGGCAGTAAGTTCGAGCGCGTACCCAACAGACCATTAAGCTGGGCATTCCAAATGGCTTGGGTGCCGCGATTTAATGCCGAACGGAAGGAAAACCAGTTAGGGTGATCGGTTTGCCCTGTGAGCAATCGCATAACTGGGTTATTACGCTTAACAGCATCGGCCAATTCGGTTTCTGGCACCATTTGGCCTTCTGGCGTTTCATAAATGACGAGGCCATTTAGCTCATGGACCTTAGCAATTTCTAGGCTGCCTTGCTCGCGATGCTCAAGGCTGTCGCCAACTTCTAAGATCAAGCGAGTCAGCGGCGCGTTCTGTAGCGCGTATTGGCGTTCGGTGTCGCATTCTGGGAAGTAGAGAGTCACGGCTCGGGCTTCGACGCTTTGCACCATGCCTAAACCCAGTTCCAATTCGCTATCGACCAGCCAACGTTGTCCCTGGATAAAGTCCGCCATATGTCACCTCTACAATAAATTTGGGGCGGCTATTCTACGTATTTACAGCAAGGATGAAAGGGTTAGCGCGCAATCCAAAAACAGCCCTACAAAAGCCCGTGTGCATTTTGGGCAATGGGCTTTATACTGCACTTAAAGCTAACAAATTCGATGTTGAGCACTTAAATAAAACAACGATAAGTTTCAAGTTTAAAAGCAACCAGCGGTTTAAAAAGGTCGCTCTCGCCATCATCCTAGTTATATTCAGCAAAACAACACATCTATCGCCAGAGATATAATCTGCTGCAAAGCCAATTTGGCCTGCGTTAGATATTAAGGAAACCCCATAAGCATGACGTTAAATTCAGCCTGTCCAGCCCCATTTTCCAGCTTCTCTTTGATTGAATCGCGCTATATCGAGTCGCTCAATATACGTTTAGAGCATTATCGACACCTAAAAACCGGCGCTGAGCACTTCCACTTAGCCAGTGATAGCAAAGAAAACGTCTTTATGGTGTCGTTACGTACTATGCCAAATGATTCCACCGGCGTGGCGCATATCTTAGAGCACACAGCTTTGTGTGGTTCAGAGAAGTATCCAGTACGCGACCCGTTTTTTATGATGACTCGTCGCTCACTGAATACCTTTATGAACGCCATGACCAGCAGCGACTGGACGGCTTACCCCTTTGCCAGTGAAAACAGCAAGGATTACGAGAACTTACTGTCGGTTTATCTGGATGCGGTGTTTTTCTCTCGCCTAGATGAACTGGACTTCCAGCAGGAAGGTCATCGTTTGGAGTTTGAAACGGATAACGACCCTAGCTCGCCGCTGCAATACAAAGGTATTGTGTTTAACGAAATGAAAGGCGCTATGAGTTCGCCGGTTTCGCAGCTGTACCAAACGGTTAAGAGCCACCTGTTCCCGAGTAATACTTACCATTACAACAGCGGCGGGGACCCTGAACACATCCCCGATCTGAGTTATGAGCAGTTAAAAGCCTTTTATAAAACCCATTACCACCCTTCGAACGCCAGTGTATTCACCTTTGGTGATCGTCCAGCAGCCGATATTCAGCAGCGCCTAGAAGAACAGGCGTTTAGTCGCTTTGAACCGCTCGGTCACAGCCTATCGGTGCCACCAGAAAAGCGTTTTAACAGCCGTTTAACGGTTGAAGCCAGTTACCCGCTGGAAACGGACATCGACAATAAAACCTACCACACCTTGGCTTGGTTGCTTGGCGAAAGCGCTGACTTAGAGCAGCAGCTAGAAGCCCATCTATTAAGTGACTTATTGCTTGATAACAGCGCCTCTCCTTTACGTAAAGCGCTAGAAACCAGTGAAATAGGTACAAATCCATCACCACTGTGCGGCTTAGACGACTCTAACCGTGAAATGATTTTCCTGTGCGGCATGGAAGGCAGTACGCCAGAGCAAGCCGAAGCCTTTGAGCAGCTGGTGACAGAAACCTTGCAGCAGGTTGCAGAGCAGGGCGTTAGCGATGACGACATTGAAGCCATGTTGCACCAATTGGAGCTATCGCAGCGTGAAATCACCGGCGACAGCTACCCATATGGCTTGCAGTTGATCTTCTCGGTCACTGGTGCCGCAACGCATGGCGGTTCGGTTATGGAATCGTTAGATATCGATCAAGCATTGGCGCAACTGCGCGAAAAAACCAAGCAGCCTGGCTATATTGGCGAGGCTATCGAACGCTTGTTGCTTAACAATGCGCATCGCGTGCAGCTTAGCTTTAAGCCGAACCCAGAGTTCAAAGCGCGCCAGCTACAACATGAGCGTGACCGCCTAGACACCATTCAACAGACCTTGAGCGATGAGCAGGCGCAGCAGATCGTTGCTACCGCGCAGGCGTTAAAAGAGCGCCAAGCGCAAGTTGATGACGACAGCCTTCTGCCAAAGGTAACGCTGGATGATGTTAATCCAGAGGTTAAAACCATAAAGGCCCATAAAAACGGCCCGGTTGTGCAATACGCGGCAGGTACTAACGGCTTGGTTTATCAGCAATGGTATTGGCCGATCCCGCAGTTAACGGTAGATGAACAGCAATTGATGCCGCTCTATACCGCCATGTTGCCAGAGCTTGGTGCAGGAAAGTTCGATTACCTAGAAATGCAACAGCAGCAAGCTGCTAAAACTGGCGCGCTTAACCTGTACAGCCTGTATAAAACCGATATTCAAGACACCAGTAAGCTGAACGGCTATTTGGTGCTTAGCGGCAAGGCGCTGGAGCCTAATGCTCAAGCGTTGACAGACATTATGGAGCAGCACTGGCTAAATGCGCGCTTTGATGAAACCGACCGCATTCAAGATTACCTCAACCTAATGAGCTCTCGTCGCGTGCAAGGCATCACTGGCAGCGGTCATTCTTTGGCTATGCAAGCTAGCTCGGCCAGCCATGCTGTGGGTAGCGCATTGAGTTATCACAATACTGGCTTACCGGCCATTGCACGGCTTAAAGGCTGGATTCAGGCTTGGCAGCAAGATCCGAAGCAGCTTGGGCCTTGGTTGCAAGCCTTACAGTCGTTGCACCGTAAATTCCAAGCCAGCTCAGCACACGCGTTGGTCGTCGGCGAGCAAGACAGCCTTGCTGAACTGGAACGCATTCAATTAGCGACTCAAATGAACTTTGCAGAGCAGGGTGCATCGCATCACCAAAGCATTGCATTGGCGGCTAAAGAGAACCTAGTTTGGAGTGTCGATACCCAAGTAAACTTCTGTGCCGCTGCTTATAAGACGGTTGCTCCTGAGCATCCAGACTCTGCGGCACTGACCATCCTTGCCGGTGTGTTACGCAATAACTATTTGCATACCGCGGTGCGTGAACAGGGCGGTGCATACGGTGGCGGGGCTAGCCATGACAACAGTAACGGTGTGTTTCGCTTTTATTCTTACCGCGATCCTCGACTAGAAGAAACATTAGAAGACTTCTCTAAGTCGTTGAATTGGTTAGAAAAAACTAGCATTAGTGATGATCAGGTTGAACAGTCAATCTTGGGCGTTGTTAGCTCTTTGGATAAACCAGGCTCACCAGCCGGGGAAGCCAAAGCGGCCTATCAAAACCTACTATTTAACCGCAGTGATGACTTTAGAAAATACTACCGCGAGCAGCTACTTTCTGTGACCAGTAAGCAATTGGTTGATGTTGCCGGGCGTTATCTCACCGATGACAACAAGACCGAAGCGGTGATTACAGACACCAGTAATGCAGAGCGGCTGGCAGATAAAGGCTTTGCTTGGCACAAACTTAGTGAGTAATAGAGAGATTCAGCATTGAATCAGGCATAAAAAAGCCGACAGCATGCAAGTGCTGTCGGCTTTTTTTGGGTTTTAGAAATACATTAAATATGTGAAGCACCGCCGGTAAAATGGGAATCAAATGAACAATAGACATCCAGTTGCCAGTACCGTGTTTGATTACCTCAAAAATGAAACCAAGCCCTTGGTTATGGGCTTTCCAGCAGGCTTCATAAGCAAAATACTCAGTTTAAGCCATTTTTATGGCTTTAGGCGGGCTAAAAGATGATGAAAACCCTGCATATAAGAAAATTATAAAATATAGTTTGCGGCTTAATATCGGGCTTTCAGGGCAGTGATTGTTAAAAATCTTGAACCAGAACCTACAATGAAACTAAGAGAAACCCTATATGAACTTAGAAGCAAGTAAAGGCTGGTTTTTAACTGCTGAAAAAAGATAGCCAAGCCCTTGGTTATAGGCTTTTGAAGAGTATGTATGAAGCATAAAAAAGCCGACAGTATGCAAGTGTTATCGGCTTTTTTGAGCTTATTAACAAGTAAGCAGCTCAGAAAACCAAGCTAAATCAAGATCCAAGCTCAGCCAGGCAGGGGCGTGGTCGCTGGGTTTTTCCATTCCGCGAATTTGGTAATCGATGCCGACTTCTTGAATGAGTGGTACCAGCGGTGCAGTGATCATAATGTGGTCAATGCGTAAGCCGCGCTTAGGCTCGTCATCAAAACCTTTAGAACGGTAATCGAACCAGCTTAATAGCTCGCTAGATTCTGGATTTACTTGACGATAGCTATCGACTAAGCCCCAGTTACGAATGCGTTCAAACCATTCACGTTCTTCTGGTAAAAAGGCCGATTTGCCTTCACGTAACCAGCGCTTAGCGTTCTTTTCACCGATACCGATGTCTGCATCAACCGGTGCGACATTAAAGTCCCCCAGTACGATCACAAGGTCATCCGGTGTGACGTTGCTTTCCAGCCAGCTGAGTAAATCAGCGTAAAACTTACGCTTTGCGGGCCATTTGGTTTCGTGCTTATTGCTTTCACCCTGTGGAAAGTAGCCATTAATGACCGTCAGAGTACGGCCATCTTTGGTTGGGTGTCGAGTAATGATTAATCGGCGCTGATCGTCTTCGACATCGCTAGGAAAGCCACATTCGTGCTCAACCGGCTGACGCGTTAGGGTGGCGACGCCGTGATGGGATTTTTGCCCCCAAACTTGAGAAACCAAGCCACTGTGCTGGCTAACATCATCATGAGGATATAGGTCTGAGTGCACCTTAATTTCTTGCAGCGCTAAGATGTCAGGGTCATGGCTGGTGCGAATGGCATCCAGCTGATGAAAGCGGGCGCGAATGCCATTGATATTAAAAGAAATGATTTTCATGTAACTTTCCATTGAGGCAGAACCAATAAGGCCAGTATTATTGCCCACCTTTCTTTTGATTGATATTGAGAATTATCGAACTTATGGCGCAGCTTTATTTCTACTACTCGGCAATGAATGCCGGAAAATCCACCGCGTTACTGCAATCTGACTATAACTATCATGAGCGTGGTATGAAAACGCGGCTGTTAACTGCGCAATTGGATAACCGCTTTGGCGAAGGCCAAATTGCCTCGCGTATTGGCTTGGAAAAACCCGCAGATACTTTTAATGAAAGCACCGATTTAATTGATTGGTACCAGCAAGAGCCGAGTGTTGACTGTATCCTCATTGATGAAGCGCAATTTTTAACCAAACAACAGGTCGACGACTTAGCCACCATTGTCGATGAATTTAATACGCCAGTACTGTGTTATGGCATTCGTACTGACTTCCAAGGCGAGCTGTTTTCTGGCTCAGAACGACTCTTAGCCATTTCCGATAAGCTGACCGAATTGAAAACCGTCTGCCATTGTGGCCGTAAGGCAATCATGGTGGTACGGATGGACGAGCAGGGCAACGCCCTCGTCGAGGGCGCTCAAGTACAGATTGGTGGTAACGAGAAATACGTTTCTATGTGCCGAAAGCACTACAAAGAAGCGTTAGCAAAGGCTCAAAACTAATACAGCTAAGCAGTTAAATGCTTACGTTTACGGCCTAACCATTGGCTGAGCACGCCGTTATTTCGCCCTGTAAGTACTGAGACGAAATAACATAGGCCTAAGCTGGCAATAATGGTTGGGCTGGTTGGAATGCTGATGTAGTAAGACAGTAGCAACCCAACCAAGCAGCTGAAAAACGCCAGTACAATGGCAAGCAGGATCATCGGCTCCAATTGCTTTACCCAGAAGCGAGCAATGGTTGCTGGTAAAATCATCAAGCCAACCGACATTAATGTGCCCATCGCATGGAAACCACTGACTAAATTCAGTACCACGAGCATCAAAAAGCCAAAATGGGCGATCGCGCCATAACCACTCACCGACTTTAAAAAGTCAGGGTCGATACATTCCATCACCAAAGGGCGGTACAGAATTGCTAGCGTTAATAGCGTGATGCTGCAAATAATTAACAATAGGATGAGTGCGGTATCGTCTAACGCCAATGTTGAGCCAAATAAAACGTTCATTAGGTCGACATTACTACCAGACATAGAAATGATCATCACGCCAATTGCCAACGACGTTAAATAAAACGCCGCTAGGCTGCTATCTTCGTTTGTGTCTGTTTTGCGCGCGGCTAACCCAGATAGTAAGACAACAAAGCTGCCAGCAAGTAAGCCGCCAATGGTCATCGCGGTGACCGATAAGCCAGCAAATAAAAAACCCAATGCCGCACCGGGCAAAATAGCATGTGCCATCGCATCGCCGGTTAGGCTCATGCGCCGTAACATTAAAAACACGCCGACAGGGGCAGTACTAACCGAAAGCATCAACATGCCCAATAACGCACGTTGCATAAAATCGAATTCGACAAATGGCATGACAAACAGGCCAATAACGCTGGTGATTTCCCAGTTAGCATCAATCATGTTTTACCTCGCATACTTCGGCGTGAATAGCGCCTAAGGCAACGCTGTTGGCTTTATTGATGTTGTCTGCACTGAGCACCTCATTACTTGGCCCGTGTGCAATTAATTCTCTAGAAAGCAACATGGTTTGAGGGAAATAACGGCGCACCAAATCTGAATTATGTACTACGGCAACAATCGTCGCGCCAGCCTGATGCTGTTCAATAAGCACCTGCATTAAATCTTCAATGGTGGCTTCGTCGACAGCGGAAAAAGGCTCATCCAACAACAGAAGTTGCGCGTTTTGAATCAATTTACGAGCAAACAATAGCCGTTGGAACTGCCCGCCAGATAAGGCATTGAGGGTTCGTTTTTCGAAGCCTTTTAAGCCAACTTTAGCTAGCGCCAGCTGTATACGCTCGCGTTGATCCGCCGTAATTCGCTTAAACGGGCCATTTTCATACCAGAGGCCAGTACCTGTAAACTGGCCTACCGTCATAGGAAAGCGCCGATCCACCGCGCTCGATTGCGGCAAATAGCTGATATCACTTTTAACGATACCGTTAAACTCTACGTGGCCTTCAATAGGCAGAACGTGACCTAAAATGGTTTTCAATAGGGTAGATTTGCCAGCGCCGTTTGGGCCAACCAAGGCTAAAAAATCGCCTTTGGCGATATGTGCATTTAAGTGATGCACGGCTGGGTGGCGATCGTAGCCAATGGTTAGGTTTTCGAAACGTAACATCAGCTAATCGTTCCTAATAACAATGCGGATAATATAGAAATTAACAATAAAACGGCGGCAAGGCGTGCCACCAAAGGCCAATTAAAAAAGTGCATAACAATCGATTTTGTCTAACGAGGGCGGCAATGATACAAGATATCGAGGCGCTTTGTCCTCAGCCATTATCGATCAGCACAGCAATTAGGCATCCATAAATACCCGCAGCTGTTTATCTAGCTGCTCAAGGCTGACTTTAAGTTCATCAGCGCTCAGCCCTTCGGGTAAGCTCAATGTTAGCTTCGCTTCAAATACACCGGTGCTTAAGCCAATAACCGGGTAGCGCCGGCTTTCAAAATGGTCGATAAAAACATCCTGTTCATAGAGTAGGTGGGTGATTTCACTGGTTAAGCCTTGTCGGTCTTCGCCTTCTACAGTAATTCGCGCCATTTGGCGGATATTGAGTTTATCGCCAGAGACCGGATGGTAACTCACAGAATAGTCGTAAAATTCAGCCATTAGCTCTTCAAAAGCCGGTAGTTGTTCTTCTTCGATGTCTAGCTTCAATAGGCCTGACATTTGGCCTTCGAGATGAATCATTTTATTGGCTAACCAAACACCTCCCAGTTTTGCGGTATCTTCTGTGAGCTGCTTGAACAGCCCGATTCGATCAGGGCCTTGAATTGATACAATAAGCTGAGTATTCATAACAACCTCGAATTGTTTTTATTGTTTAAATGTAACCGTTACAGTATAGGTCGATATTGAGCTGCGCGCTTTCGATCTGGCGCTACAGCCTTTATGAACCCTTTCTAACAGCACTGAATTAGGTAACGCCATGTATAAGACGCTGTCCTCAACAGAAACCTATAAAAACCCTTGGATACGAGTACGTGAAGATATTATCGAGCGGCCAAGCGGTGAGCAGGGTCTTTATGGCGTGGTCGAGAAAAACGATTTTGCCGCCATTATTGCTGTCGACAATGGCCAGATTCATTTAGTTGAACAATATCGATACCCCATTGCACAGCCGACACTCGAAATCCCCATGGGCGGATGGACTGACCAACCCGATGCCGACCCAATGCAGCTGGCGCTAGGAGAATTACGCGAAGAGACAGGTTACCAAGCGGATAAAATTGAAAAAATAGGCTTTCATCATGTCGACAACGGTACCTCGACTCAGGGCTGCCATATCTTTTTAGCCAGCCAACTGCACTTTGTCGGTCAGCAATTAGATAATGAAGAAGAGGGGCTTATTGCCTGCCAAATTCCACTTGAGGTGTTTGAGCAAAAAATAATCAGCGGTGAGATTACCGATGCCTGCACCATCGCCTGCTATGGCTTGGCAAAGCTGAAAGGTTTACTCTAAGTCTGAAACTTATAATCTGAAACCTATAGATAGTTATACTAAGTAACAACAGAAACACGATCAACTGAGAACCCTATGAACAACGATTACCCAAGAGACCTCATTGGCTACGGCCAAACACCACCAAACGCAAACTGGCCCAACAAAGCAAAAATTGCACTTCAATTTGTCATTAA
Proteins encoded in this window:
- a CDS encoding thymidine kinase; protein product: MAQLYFYYSAMNAGKSTALLQSDYNYHERGMKTRLLTAQLDNRFGEGQIASRIGLEKPADTFNESTDLIDWYQQEPSVDCILIDEAQFLTKQQVDDLATIVDEFNTPVLCYGIRTDFQGELFSGSERLLAISDKLTELKTVCHCGRKAIMVVRMDEQGNALVEGAQVQIGGNEKYVSMCRKHYKEALAKAQN
- a CDS encoding metal ABC transporter permease, which codes for MIDANWEITSVIGLFVMPFVEFDFMQRALLGMLMLSVSTAPVGVFLMLRRMSLTGDAMAHAILPGAALGFLFAGLSVTAMTIGGLLAGSFVVLLSGLAARKTDTNEDSSLAAFYLTSLAIGVMIISMSGSNVDLMNVLFGSTLALDDTALILLLIICSITLLTLAILYRPLVMECIDPDFLKSVSGYGAIAHFGFLMLVVLNLVSGFHAMGTLMSVGLMILPATIARFWVKQLEPMILLAIVLAFFSCLVGLLLSYYISIPTSPTIIASLGLCYFVSVLTGRNNGVLSQWLGRKRKHLTA
- a CDS encoding metal ABC transporter ATP-binding protein, whose amino-acid sequence is MLRFENLTIGYDRHPAVHHLNAHIAKGDFLALVGPNGAGKSTLLKTILGHVLPIEGHVEFNGIVKSDISYLPQSSAVDRRFPMTVGQFTGTGLWYENGPFKRITADQRERIQLALAKVGLKGFEKRTLNALSGGQFQRLLFARKLIQNAQLLLLDEPFSAVDEATIEDLMQVLIEQHQAGATIVAVVHNSDLVRRYFPQTMLLSRELIAHGPSNEVLSADNINKANSVALGAIHAEVCEVKHD
- a CDS encoding glycine cleavage system protein R — translated: MNTQLIVSIQGPDRIGLFKQLTEDTAKLGGVWLANKMIHLEGQMSGLLKLDIEEEQLPAFEELMAEFYDYSVSYHPVSGDKLNIRQMARITVEGEDRQGLTSEITHLLYEQDVFIDHFESRRYPVIGLSTGVFEAKLTLSLPEGLSADELKVSLEQLDKQLRVFMDA
- a CDS encoding NUDIX domain-containing protein, producing the protein MYKTLSSTETYKNPWIRVREDIIERPSGEQGLYGVVEKNDFAAIIAVDNGQIHLVEQYRYPIAQPTLEIPMGGWTDQPDADPMQLALGELREETGYQADKIEKIGFHHVDNGTSTQGCHIFLASQLHFVGQQLDNEEEGLIACQIPLEVFEQKIISGEITDACTIACYGLAKLKGLL